Genomic DNA from Clostridium sp. BJN0013:
CCCACTGAGTTATATATTCAACTTCTGTAACTTTTATTTTGTATTCATCAAGGATTGCCAGCATGTCTTCATCAGTAAAGCCTTCTTTTTTAGCATCTACGTAATTTTCAGCACGTAAACCTATACCATCAAATCCAACCTCTGCTGCGGCTTTAACTCTATCTCTAAATAACACCTCAGTTCCCAGTGTATATGAACTTATTGTAATTGGTGGGTATGAGTTTGTATTGATCTCTTTTTCCATAATATATTATTCTCCTTTTCATTAAGATTAAGTGATTCTTAAGTTCAGGTGGAGTTTGCTTATGAGAAATGCTTTTCTCCAACTGAACCTTATTAACAGTATTCTTAGTGTCTTTAGCACTTAGAATACGTTATCCTTCAGGGGAAGAACTTATCCAGGGGCGTTAGCAGTGCTTATCTCCCACTTTGAAGAAGATGAGAGTATTAGCTAATTCTAGCGTTCGGATAAATTATAATGGTTTGTAATTTTACTTATTTTAGATAAAAATTACCTAAAAACATCAAAATAAGATGCTTTATGTGCCTATTGATTGTCAATCTTTTTAAGTTCCCAAAATATTGTTTTTAACTTAAATTATTTATTTTATATGATGATTTTAAAGAAATATAAATAAGTTAATATTTATTACTAATCGATTTCATTAGAACTATGGCTTTATTATATGATATAAATTTAACAAAAACAAATTGATAATATTCTAACAATCTATAGATTTTATATATAGTTCGTGTTATAATTGTTACTAGCAATATAGATGTATTATGAAAGTGGTGTACTGAATTGAATTTATATCATTTACGTTATTTTGTAACTCTGGCACATTTGGAACATTATACTAAAGCTGCAGAAGAACTAATGATTACACAACCAAGTTTAAGTCATGCTATAGCTCTACTAGGAAAAGAGCTTGGAGTTTCCCTATTTGAAAAAGACGGTAGAAATGTGGTACTCACAAAGTACGGAAAAATGTTCTTATCTGATGTAGAGAAGGCATTAGAAATTTTGGACTCCAGTGTGAAAACGTTAAAAATGATTGGAAATGGTGAAGGTACTATTGAACTTGCTTTTCTTCGCACTTTAGGAACAGATTTTGTGCCGGGAATTACCAGAGATTTTTTGCAAGCAAACAGGGGAAAATCTGTTAAATTTAACTTTCACACAGGTGTAACAGGGGATATTATAGAAGGACTTAAGGCTAGAAAATATGATATTGCTTTTTGTTCTAAAATGGAGGATGATCAAAGTATTGAGTTTACACCAGTTGCAACACAAGAACTTGTATTAATTGTTCCTACTAATCATCCTTTAGCCGATAGAGATACCATAGATTTAGTGGATACAATTTCATATCCTCAAATATTTTTTACTAAAAAAAGTGGTCTTAGACCTATAGTTGACAACTTATTTGCACAGATTGGTAAAATGCCTGAAATTGCTTATGAAGTTGAAGAGGATCAGGTAATTGCAGGACTGGTTTCTAAAAATTTTGGTATAGCAGTAAGTCCTAACATGCCTATGCTTAATTCTATGGATTTGAAAGTTATTGAAATAACAAATCCTAGTTGGGAGAGAATGTTTTATTTAGCAATAATGAAAGATAAATATTCCACACCAGTGGTTCAAGAATTCAAAAACTTTGTTATAGAACATACAAAAATACAATAGATAATTCAAAAACTAGCCATAGGATTAACAATACAAATTATGGCTAGTTTCTAAATTAACTCTATTTTCTATAAAATTCCTTTATGGTATTACATACAAAGTCAACTTCATCTTCTGATATTTCAGGATATATAGGCAGTGCCAATATTTCTTTACATATTTTTTCTGATACAGGAAAATCTCCCTTTTTGTGTCCAAGATATTTGAAACACTTTTGAAGATGAAGAGGGATAGGATAGTATATGCTGTAACCAATTTGCTTCTCTTTTAAATATGCAGCAAGTTCGTCTCTTTTTTCTGTGAGTATATTAAATACATAATATACTGGATATTGATCATTTTTAATTTTAGGAATTTTTATATAAGGAAGCTCTTTAAGTCTTTCTTTGTACCAGTTGGAAACAATATTACGTTTAGTTATGGAATTGTCAATATATTTCAATTTAACAAGCAATAAGGCAGCTTGAATTGTATCAAGTCTTGAATTATAACCTATGTAATCATAATGGTATTTTTTCGAGGCTCCATGAACTCTGAACATTTTCACTTTTTCAGCTAAATAGGAATTATTTGTAATTATCATACCTCCGTCTCCATAACCACCTAATGTTTTAGTTGGAAAGAAAGAGAATACTCCTAAGTCTCCCAAAGTACCTGAATGTTTATAGGTAGTATTGTTGTTTCCTTTCCAATGCATACCGAAGGCTTCTGCAGCGTCTTCAAGTACATTAAGATTATTTTTTGAAGCCAAATTTATTATTTTATCCATATCTGACATTTGACAAAATAAATGTATAGGCAGTATACCTGCGGTATTTGAATTTATTTTTTCCTCAATTTTATCTGCATCAATATTAAAAGTATCTTCATCTATATCTACAAAAACAGGTTTTGCATTATGCTTAACTAAGCAGGAGGCAGAGGCAAGAAAGGTAAAAGGTGAAGTTATTACCTCTTTACCATTTTTAAAGCCCAGTACATCAGAGGATATGACTAGAGCGTCTGTACCAGAAGCTACTGCAATAGCATGTTTTGCACCAGTATATTTTTCTACGGCTCTTTCAAGATTTGAAACTTCTTCTCCTAATATAAAATTGCCTTTTTCTAAAACATTCTTTATGGCCTTATTAAATTCATCCTTTTTTTCATTATATTCTCTTTTTGGAGTATAAAAATCGACTTTCATTTTTACTTCATCCTCTCTACTGCTTTTATAAGTTCTTTTGCCACATATTCAGCATCTTCTGGCAGGAGAGTTGAATAAAGTGGTAGTGTTATTTCATTGGCATACTGTTCATATGCATTTGGGTAATCCTCTATGGAATAACCAAGGGATTTATATAAAGTAAACATAGGCAGCGGTATAAAATGAACATTAACTGCTATATTTTGTTCTGCAAGTATTTTTATAACTTCATCTCTTTGTTCCTCTTTTAATCCTTTAATTCTAAGTGGATACAGGTGATAGGAGGTTTCCATGTTTTTATCTTCTTTAAAAGGAAGTATGGCCCATTCTTTTTGGGATAATATATTTGAGTATATTTCAAATATATTCTTACGTTTTTCAAGCATACTATTATATCTTCTAAGTTGAACTAATCCGAGAGCAGCATTTATGTCTGCCATGTTGCATTTATATCCTGCTGTAACTATGTCATATTTCCAGGCACCTGCTTTCATCTTTGATAGAGCATCTTTTGATTGACCATTAAGGGAATTCAATTTTAAATCCTTTAATAAGTTTTCTTTTCCAAATAAGTTATTGTTGTCAAAGGTTATAGCTCCACCTTCTGCTGTAGTCAAATTTTTTACTGCATGAAAAGAAAATACATGGGCATCTAACTGGTTGCCTACTCTTTTCCCTTTATATGAAGCTCCAATGGCATGGGCAGAGTCTGATACAAGTAGTATATCTTCACGATTTTTAAGTTTTACAACCTGTCTCAGAGCATCGTAGTCTATAGGTACTCCTGCAAAGTCTACAGAAAAAATAGCTTTTGTATTTGGAGTAATTGCATCATATATTTTATCTATATCTATAGAAAAGTCATTCTTTTTTACATCCACCATAATTGGCTTTATGCCTCTTTGGATAGATACGGCTGCAGTAGATGTATAAGTATAAGGAGTTGTTATCACATCATCTCCCTTTTTAATACCAAATACTTTTAGTAGTAGTTTCATACCACAGGTGGCACTTGAAACTGCTGCTGAATAATTTGCACCGCAGTAGTCAGCTAATTTCTCTTCAAATTCGGCAGTCTTAGGTCCAGAAGTTATCCATCCTGATTTTAAAACTTCTGATAGGGCGTCAATTTCGTCCTGGGTAATATCAGGAGGAGAAAAGGGAATTTTTTTATTCATAAATATCAAATCCTTTCTTTATGTAGTTAACAAGAGTAGTGAACAACCAAGTAATCAAATGCATTAAATCAATTTTATTCTTTTGTCCGAGGGCGGCAATTAGCTAATACTCCCATTTTCTTCAAAGTGGGAGATAAGCACTGCTAACGCGTCTGAATAAGTTCTTCCCCTAAAGGATAACGTATTCTAAGTGCTAAAGACACTAAGTATATTATTAATAAGGTTCAGATGGAGAAAAGCATTTCTCTATAGTAAACTCCACCTGGACCTGAGAATCACTTAATTCCCTGAAAGAAACCTGTGTCTTTTGTTATATAAATATATCCATTTTTATTTATTTCAGACTTTAAGAAATCTTTAAGATGTTGGATTTTAATTTCATCAAATGCATTTTTAGTATTTCCCGGCATGGAGAATATGTAGTCCATAAGGGGTTCAATAATTGTCAACTTTAAATTATCATTGTATCGTTTTAGTGTTACATTTTTAAACCATGTGGAGATTTTATCCAATCCGTTTTCAAGTTGAAAGCTTTCTGTAAGGTTCCAACTATCTGTAGTTATATTTTGTAAATCAGCTCTTTTAACAATTTCTCTCATTTCTTTCATATGATTTTTTCCAACTGTAGAAGCATAAAAATATCCTTTAGGTTTTAAAATTCTATAAATTTCTGAAAGGGCTTTATCTACATTGGTAACATGGTAGAGCATATGGTTTGCGATTACTACATCAAAACTATTATTTTTATAGGGAATATGCTGAACATCTACAATGTTAAATTTAAATCTTTTTAAATTTAACATAAGATTTTTTTTAGTATCTTCCAGCATTCCAGGAGAAAAATCAGTGAGAGTTATATCCCATCCCTCTGGAATTTTATCTAAGTTTTTTTGCCACAGTCGCCCATCGCCGCAGCCTAATTCCAATATGGAAACTTTATCTGGAAGGTTTAGATGATTAAAAAACCACCTCATCCAACCCTGCTTATTGGTACTAAAAAGTTCATGAATC
This window encodes:
- a CDS encoding LysR family transcriptional regulator, whose amino-acid sequence is MNLYHLRYFVTLAHLEHYTKAAEELMITQPSLSHAIALLGKELGVSLFEKDGRNVVLTKYGKMFLSDVEKALEILDSSVKTLKMIGNGEGTIELAFLRTLGTDFVPGITRDFLQANRGKSVKFNFHTGVTGDIIEGLKARKYDIAFCSKMEDDQSIEFTPVATQELVLIVPTNHPLADRDTIDLVDTISYPQIFFTKKSGLRPIVDNLFAQIGKMPEIAYEVEEDQVIAGLVSKNFGIAVSPNMPMLNSMDLKVIEITNPSWERMFYLAIMKDKYSTPVVQEFKNFVIEHTKIQ
- a CDS encoding DegT/DnrJ/EryC1/StrS family aminotransferase, which gives rise to MKVDFYTPKREYNEKKDEFNKAIKNVLEKGNFILGEEVSNLERAVEKYTGAKHAIAVASGTDALVISSDVLGFKNGKEVITSPFTFLASASCLVKHNAKPVFVDIDEDTFNIDADKIEEKINSNTAGILPIHLFCQMSDMDKIINLASKNNLNVLEDAAEAFGMHWKGNNNTTYKHSGTLGDLGVFSFFPTKTLGGYGDGGMIITNNSYLAEKVKMFRVHGASKKYHYDYIGYNSRLDTIQAALLLVKLKYIDNSITKRNIVSNWYKERLKELPYIKIPKIKNDQYPVYYVFNILTEKRDELAAYLKEKQIGYSIYYPIPLHLQKCFKYLGHKKGDFPVSEKICKEILALPIYPEISEDEVDFVCNTIKEFYRK
- a CDS encoding DegT/DnrJ/EryC1/StrS family aminotransferase gives rise to the protein MNKKIPFSPPDITQDEIDALSEVLKSGWITSGPKTAEFEEKLADYCGANYSAAVSSATCGMKLLLKVFGIKKGDDVITTPYTYTSTAAVSIQRGIKPIMVDVKKNDFSIDIDKIYDAITPNTKAIFSVDFAGVPIDYDALRQVVKLKNREDILLVSDSAHAIGASYKGKRVGNQLDAHVFSFHAVKNLTTAEGGAITFDNNNLFGKENLLKDLKLNSLNGQSKDALSKMKAGAWKYDIVTAGYKCNMADINAALGLVQLRRYNSMLEKRKNIFEIYSNILSQKEWAILPFKEDKNMETSYHLYPLRIKGLKEEQRDEVIKILAEQNIAVNVHFIPLPMFTLYKSLGYSIEDYPNAYEQYANEITLPLYSTLLPEDAEYVAKELIKAVERMK
- a CDS encoding methyltransferase domain-containing protein; this encodes MCIQKSDLVTIGKFAEKSGVTLRTLRYYDKIGLLKPCSYSKSGHRLYNFEDFSKLQKILTLKFIGLSLEDISKIMNYDVNHRDLKKSLEIQKKIMKEKIYHIEAVIKSIEEAAHMIDSEEELNWNKFINIINIINTDQKWMEQYENASNLRARIRIHELFSTNKQGWMRWFFNHLNLPDKVSILELGCGDGRLWQKNLDKIPEGWDITLTDFSPGMLEDTKKNLMLNLKRFKFNIVDVQHIPYKNNSFDVVIANHMLYHVTNVDKALSEIYRILKPKGYFYASTVGKNHMKEMREIVKRADLQNITTDSWNLTESFQLENGLDKISTWFKNVTLKRYNDNLKLTIIEPLMDYIFSMPGNTKNAFDEIKIQHLKDFLKSEINKNGYIYITKDTGFFQGIK